In Molothrus aeneus isolate 106 chromosome 3, BPBGC_Maene_1.0, whole genome shotgun sequence, a single genomic region encodes these proteins:
- the SAYSD1 gene encoding SAYSvFN domain-containing protein 1, whose amino-acid sequence MAATVERRLAEFRAARRSAAAAPRPVEPPGKEAAPEAAEGPRAAAEGPSGGAQVRPGAAAAPLWARPLLLKVLLWAVLLALFAELELGLPYFVLSLLYWMYAGTRGPAERRPGELSAYSVFNPGCAAIAGTLTAEQLERELHYRPAAGRRRPVPNKAVAKPALWSRFLGPGSCFGAPRGMALSQLRLPACHLQGFSSRELCHR is encoded by the exons ATGGCGGCCACCGTGGAGCGGCGCCTCGCCGAGTTCCGTGCCGCCCGGCGCAGCGCTGCCGCCGCTCCGCGTCCAGTCGAGCCGCCGGGAAAGGAGGCGGCTCCGGAGGCCGCCGAGGGACCACGGGCAGCCGCGGAGGGCCCGAGCGGCGGCGCTCAG GTCCGGCCCGGAGCGGCGGCCGCTCCGCTGTGGGCGCGCCCGCTGCTGCtgaaggtgctgctgtgggccgtgctgctggcactgttcGCCGAGCTGGAGCTCGGGCTGCCCTACTTCGTCCTCTCCCTGCTCTACTGGATGTACGCCGGCAcccgcggccccgccgagcGGCGGCCCGGCGAGCTCAGCGCCTACTCCGTCTTCAACCCCGGCTGCGCCGCCATCGCCGGGACGCTGACGGCCGAGCAGCTGGAGCGGGAGCTGCACTACCGGCCCGCCGCGGG GCGGCGCCGGCCGGTCCCGAATAAAGCCGTAGCAAAGCCTGCGCTCTGGTCTCGTTTCCTGGGGCCGGGCAGCTGTTTCGGGGCCCCGAGAGGCATGGCCTTGTCACAGCTGCGGCTGCCAGCgtgtcacctgcagggcttCAGCTCCCGAGAGCTTTGCCACAGGTGA